The following coding sequences are from one Aliarcobacter skirrowii CCUG 10374 window:
- a CDS encoding Bax inhibitor-1/YccA family protein, translating into MYNRDYLTDQTNSYSNESSKQAYIMSFLKATYQLFAGSLLAATAGAYIGLGIVNYIAGPMMWVLFAIELALIFFVIPRVKHTPGVNLAVLFVFTFITGLTIAPLLTAIFAMPGGASIVGQAFLMTSIAFGGISMFAMTTKKDYGFMGKFLFIALIIMIVAGISNIFIQSSMMQLVIASAGALLFSAFILYDTQNIIKGNYDSPVEAALSLYLDFFNLFISLLQILGIMKNNE; encoded by the coding sequence ATGTACAATAGAGATTATTTGACAGATCAGACAAATAGTTACTCAAATGAATCATCAAAACAAGCATATATAATGAGCTTTTTAAAAGCTACTTATCAACTTTTTGCAGGTTCACTTTTAGCAGCAACTGCTGGAGCTTATATTGGATTAGGAATTGTTAACTATATAGCTGGTCCTATGATGTGGGTTTTGTTTGCTATTGAGTTGGCACTTATATTTTTTGTAATTCCTAGAGTTAAACATACTCCTGGTGTAAATTTAGCTGTATTATTTGTATTTACATTTATTACAGGTCTTACAATTGCTCCTCTTTTAACTGCAATTTTTGCAATGCCAGGTGGTGCTTCAATTGTTGGTCAAGCATTTTTAATGACATCAATTGCTTTTGGTGGAATTTCAATGTTTGCTATGACAACTAAAAAAGATTATGGTTTTATGGGTAAATTTTTATTTATCGCTCTAATCATTATGATTGTTGCTGGTATTTCTAATATCTTTATTCAATCTTCAATGATGCAACTTGTAATTGCAAGTGCTGGTGCTTTACTTTTCTCTGCATTTATTTTGTATGATACACAAAATATAATCAAAGGAAATTATGACTCTCCAGTTGAAGCAGCTTTATCTTTATACTTAGATTTCTTTAATCTATTTATATCGCTTCTTCAAATACTTGGTATTATGAAAAATAATGAGTAA